In Cicer arietinum cultivar CDC Frontier isolate Library 1 chromosome 1, Cicar.CDCFrontier_v2.0, whole genome shotgun sequence, one DNA window encodes the following:
- the LOC101500781 gene encoding N-terminal acetyltransferase A complex auxiliary subunit NAA15-like: MGASLPPKEANLFKLIVKSYETKQYKKGLKAADAILKKFPDHGETLSMKGLTLNCMDRKSEAYELVRQGLKNDLKSHVCWHVYGLLYRSDREYREAIKCYRNALRIDPDNIEILRDLSLLQAQMRDLTGFVETRQQLLTLKSNHRMNWIGFSVAHHLNSNASKAIEILEAYEGTLEDDYPPENERIEHGEMLLYKVSLLEECGSFERALEELQKKESKIVDKLGYKEQEVSLLVKLGRLEEGEKLYQALLSMNPDNYSYYEGLQRCVGLYSENGHFSPDEIDRLDTLYKTLGQQFKWSSAVKRIPLDFLHGDRFREAADSYIRPLLTKGVPSLFSDLSSLYNHPGKADILEQLILELENSIRTTGQYPGREEKEPPSTLMWTLFLLAQHYDKRSQYEIALSKINEAIEHTPTVIDLYSAKSRILKHAGDLPAAAAFADEARCMDLGDRYVNSDCVKRMLQADQMVLAEKTAVLFTKDGDQHNNLHDMQCMWYELASAESYFRQGDLGLSLKKFLAVEKHHADITEDQFDFHSYCLRKMTLRTYVEMLQFQDRLHSHAYFHKAAAGAVRCYIKLHDSPPKSTAEEDNEMSKLLPAQKKKIRQKQRKAEARAKKEAEEKNEESSGSGISKSGKRHTKPVDPDPRGEKLLQVEDPLLEATKYLKLLQKNSPDSLETHLLSFELYMRKHKILLAFQALKQLLRLDAEHPDSHRCLVKFFHKVGSMNAPVTDSEKLVWSVLEAERQTISQLHGKSLFEANNFFLEKHEGSLMHRAAYGEMMYILDPNRRTEVVKLIEESTDNLVSRNGALGPIREWRLKDCIAVHKLLGSVLLDQEAALRWKVRCAEFFPYSTYFEGSQSSASPNSALNQICKTTVNGNSSHSLSDHAESVTSNGKVEAFKDLTI, from the exons ATGGGCGCTTCTCTTCCTCCCAAGGAGGCTAACCTCTTCAAACTCATTGTT AAATCCTATGAAACTAAACAATACAAAAAGGGACTCAAAGCAGCCGATgccattttgaaaaaatttccaGATCATGGAG AAACTTTATCGATGAAGGGTTTGACATTAAATTGCATGGATCGTAAATCTGAAGCATATGAACTGGTTCGCCAAGGATTGAAG AACGACCTTAAGAGTCATGTTTGCTGGCATGTTTATGGTCTTCTCTATCGGTCAGACAGAGAATACAGGGAAGCAATCAAGTGCTATCGAAATGCACTAAGGATAGATCCTGACAATATTGAAATCCTACGGGACCTATCTCTCTTACAG GCTCAAATGCGAGATTTAACTGGCTTTGTTGAGACAAGGCAACAACTTCTGACTCTCAAGTCAAATCATCGCATGAACTGGATTGGCTTTTCTGTTGCACATCATTTGAACTCAAA TGCATCAAAAGCTATTGAAATTCTGGAAGCATATGAAGGGACATTAGAAGATGATTATCCTCCAGAAAATGAACGGATTGAGCATGGGGAAATGCTTTTATATAAG GTCTCTTTGTTAGAGGAATGTGGATCTTTTGAGAGAGCTCTTGAGGAGTTGCAGAAGAAGGAGTCAAAAATT GTTGATAAGCTTGGATATAAAGAACAAGAGGTTTCACTTTTAGTCAAGCTTGGTCGCTTAGAAGAAGGCGAGAAATTGTACCAGGCATTGCTTTCTATGAATCCTGACAATTACAG TTATTATGAAGGCCTTCAACGATGTGTTGGGTTATATTCAGAAAATGGCCATTTTTCTCCCGATGAAATAGATCGGTTAGATACATTGTACAAAACACTTGGGCAGCAATTTAAGTGGTCATCTGCTGTTAAG AGAATACCTTTAGATTTTCTACATGGTGACAGATTTCGAGAAGCAGCAGATAGTTATATTAGGCCGCTCCTAACTAAG GGAGTTCCATCTCTATTCTCAGATCTTTCTTCTTTATACAATCACCCTGGGAAG GCAGACATTTTGGAACAACTTATTCTCGAGTTAGAGAATTCTATTAGGACAACTGGTCAATACCCTGGGAG GGAGGAAAAAGAGCCTCCTTCAACTCTTATGTGGACTTTGTTCTTGTTGGCTCAG CATTATGACAAGCGGAGCCAATATGAAATTGCTCTTTCTAAAATCAACGAGGCTATAGAACACACACCTACCGTCATTGATCTATACTCTGCCAAG AGTCGGATACTGAAGCATGCTGGTGATTTGCCTGCCGCTGCTGCATTTGCAGATGAAGCTAGGTGTATGGATCTCGGTGATCGTTATGTTAATAGTGACTGTGTGAAACGCATGCTGCAGGCTGATCAg ATGGTTTTGGCAGAAAAAACTGCCGTGCTATTCACCAAAGATGGGGATCAACACAACAACCTCCATGACATGCAGTGCATGTG GTACGAGCTTGCCTCTGCTGAAAGCTACTTCCGCCAAGGGGATCTTGGACTGtctctaaaaaaattcttaGCAGTGGAGAAGCATCATGCAGATATTACTGAAGACCAATTTGATTTTCATTCATACTGCTTAAGGAAAATGACATTGCGAACATATGTGGAAATGCTTCAATTTCAAGACAGATTGCATTCACATGCATATTTTCATAAAGCAGCAGCTGGAGCTGTCAG ATGTTATATAAAGTTGCACGATTCTCCTCCAAAGTCAACAGCCGAGGAGGATAATGAAATGTCTAAGTTGCTTCCTgctcagaaaaagaaaatcagGCAAAAACAGAGAAAGGCAGAAGCAAGAGCTAAAAAA gaggcagaagaaaaaaatgaagaatcAAGTGGCAGTGGGATATCGAAGTCTGGGAAACGTCACACTAAACCTGTTGATCCAGATCCTCGAGGGGAAAAGTTGTTGCAG GTTGAAGATCCATTGTTGGAAGCCACAAAGTACTTGAAGTTGCTGCAGAAGAATTCACCTGATTCACTGGAGACACACTTGCTCTCCTTTGAATTATACATGAGAAAACATAAGATTTTGTTGGCCTTCCAG GCTCTAAAGCAGTTGCTGAGGTTGGATGCTGAACACCCTGATTCTCATCGATGCTTG GTAAAATTCTTCCATAAAGTGGGATCCATGAATGCTCCTGTGACTGACAGTGAGAAACTCGTTTGGAGTGTCTTAGAAGCTGAGCGCCAAACTATAAG TCAGCTGCATGGGAAATCTCTTTTTGAGGCAAATAACTTTTTCCTTGAAAAACATGAAG GTTCTTTGATGCATAGAGCTGCTTATGGAGAAATGATGTACATTTTAGATCCCAATAGAAGAACTGAGGTTGTCAAGTTGATTGAAGAGTCAACAGATAACCTTGTGTCAAG AAATGGTGCACTTGGACCAATCCGTGAATGGAGACTTAAAGACTGTATTGCGGTTCATAAACTTCTTGGATCAGTCCTTCTTGATCAGGAAGCTGCATTGA GATGGAAAGTGCGTTGTGCTGAGTTTTTCCCATACTCTACCTACTTTGAGGGTAGTCAAAGCTCTGCCTCACCCAACTCTGCTCTCAATCAAATATGCAAGACCACTGTAAATGGGAATTCTAGCCATTCACTCAGCGATCATGCAGAATCTGTCACATCAAATGGCAAAGTAGAAGCATTTAAAGATCTCACTATTTGA